A window from Hypomesus transpacificus isolate Combined female chromosome 26, fHypTra1, whole genome shotgun sequence encodes these proteins:
- the tab3 gene encoding TGF-beta-activated kinase 1 and MAP3K7-binding protein 3 — MAQGGPQQDYHILQDLRQRFPEIPEAVVSQYLLQNNNNLDLCCHLLAQESNRYLYGEFHSPEEGVRLSQNHMLHINVGGNANGGGVGRSLVHSSSDGHIEPQRSSFPEPLSAPAASSQGYNPFFMNDQGRSASTPPPPPSMQGMSPLPRYTINPITVTLSQNLPSAPLALQIPPGPPWPTSGGNALYIRPSPSQSPQPTPWPSAGGSVYQSSPYSTPTYPSPYSSPQHQVQHQPPTQHQIQPQQQASHVFLPISPPTHPSMPYHHHHHQQQQQPYRSYLSKKNQIEITLEGPRPRSNSPVHGPQGTLYMATSPSPSSPSRGIAMSGPQGPPAYHPGMYLQHQGPARPRPASSPQPAQSAYTFKIKVSPQGGQRPPVSPPVVDAESLLNIVDQGEHHATPAPILPISALPSNVASHISRMPRRSSSGSDDYAYTQALLLHQRARMERLLKELLMERQKLEQLKADVNDMEYDALQRRFRRVNSTSLIPRPEEMTRLRSLNRQLKIDIDCTLKETDLLQSRGKFDPKAMNNFYDNIQPGPVVPPKPGKKEGEQGSKPTVGPQRDEDFEGPRWNCESCTFLNHPALNRCEQCEMPRYT; from the exons ATGGCGCAGGGGGGCCCTCAGCAAGACTATCACATCCTGCAAGACCTCAGGCAGCGCTTCCCAGAGATCCCAGAGGCAGTAGTGTCCCAGTACCTTCTGCAG AACAATAACAACCTGGATCTATGCTGCCACCTGCTGGCCCAGGAGAGTAACAGATACCTCTATGGGGAGTTCCACAGTCCAGAAGAAGGGGTCCGTCTGAGCCAGAACCACATGCTGCACATCAACGTGGGAGGGAACGCTAATGGTGGTGGAGTGGGCCGCTCCTTGGTGCACAGCTCCAGTGATGGGCACATTGAGCCCCAGCGGTCCAGCTTCCCAGAGCCCCTCTCGGCCCCTGCAGCCTCCTCCCAGGGGTACAACCCCTTCTTCATGAATGACCAGGGACGTTCTGCcagcacccctcctcctcctccctccatgcaGGGCATGTCACCCTTACCCCGTTACACCATAAATCCCATCACGGTTACGCTCTCCCAGAACCTGCCCTCCGCCCCCCTGGCCCTGCAgatcccccctggccccccctggccAACCAGTGGAGGAAATGCCCTTTACATCCGTCCCTCCCCATCCCAAAGTCCTCAACCCACTCCCTGGCCCTCAGCCGGAGGGTCTGTGTATCAATCCTCGCCCTACTCCACTCCCACGTACCCCTCTCCCTACAGCTCACCCCAGCATCAGGTCCAGCATCAACCCCCAACCCAGCACCAGATCCAGCCCCAGCAGCAGGCCTCCCATGTTTTCCTTCCCAtcagcccccccacccaccctagCATGCCttaccaccatcaccatcaccagcaacagcagcagccgtACAGGTCCTACCTCTCTAAGAAGAACCAGATAGAGATCACCCTGGAGGGCCCACGTCCACGCAGCAACTCCCCTGTGCATGGTCCCCAGGGGACCCTCTACATGGCCACCAGCCCCTCACCCAGCTCCCCCTCCAGGGGAATTGCCATGAGCGGACCCCAAGGGCCCCCAGCCTACCACCCAGGGATGTACCTGCAGCATCAGGGGCCAGCGAGGCCCCGGCCAGCCTCCTCACCCCAGCCTGCACAGTCGGCATACACCTTCAAGATCAAAGTATCCCCCCAGGGGGGCCAGAGGCCTCCGGTCTCCCCGCCCGTGGTCGATGCAGAGTCCCTGCTGAACATCGTTGATCAGGGGGAGCACCACGCCACGCCCGCACCCATCCTGCCCATCTCAGCCCTGCCCAGCAACGTGGCGAGCCACATCAGCCGCATGCCCCGCCGCTCCAGCTCCGGCTCGGATGACTACGCGTACACGCAGG ccctcctcctccaccagagagCCAGGATGGAGCGCCTGCTGAAAGAGCTGCTGATGGAGCGCCAGAAGCTGGAGCAGCTCAAGGCTGATGTCAATGACATGGAGTACGATGCCCTCCAGAGGCGCTTCAGACGAGTCAACAGcaccagcctcatccccagg CCCGAAGAAATGACCAGATTGCGCAGTCTGAACAGACAGCTTAAGATAGATATCGACTGCACCCTGAAGGAGACGGATCTGCTGCAGTCTAGAG GGAAGTTTGATCCAAAAGCAATGAACAACTTTTATGACAACATCCAGCCTGGGCCTGTGGTGCCGCCTAAACCAGGAAAAAAAG